One window from the genome of Stigmatella aurantiaca encodes:
- a CDS encoding GNAT family N-acetyltransferase, translating into MDFRIERAQASGEAELVPALTEVLMDCVEGGASVSFMAGLPRERAEAFWRTVFGAVRDGTTVLLVARDGSGIQGTVQMDLHMPDNQQHRADVKKLLVHRRARRRGIAQALVQQLEQEAHRLNRTLLVLDTVTGSAAEQLYAQLGWTRVGVIPDYALMPDGQPSGTTLFYKRV; encoded by the coding sequence ATGGACTTCAGAATCGAACGGGCCCAGGCCAGCGGCGAGGCGGAGCTTGTCCCCGCGCTGACGGAGGTCCTGATGGACTGTGTCGAAGGGGGCGCGTCCGTCAGCTTCATGGCCGGGCTGCCCCGGGAGCGCGCCGAGGCCTTCTGGCGGACGGTGTTTGGCGCGGTGCGGGACGGCACCACCGTGCTCCTCGTGGCCCGGGACGGCTCCGGCATCCAGGGCACCGTGCAGATGGACCTCCACATGCCCGACAACCAGCAGCACCGGGCGGATGTGAAGAAGCTGCTCGTCCATAGACGGGCCCGGCGCCGGGGCATCGCGCAGGCCCTGGTGCAACAGCTGGAACAGGAGGCCCACCGGCTGAACCGGACGCTGCTCGTGCTGGACACCGTGACAGGCTCTGCCGCCGAGCAGCTCTATGCCCAGCTCGGGTGGACCCGCGTCGGGGTCATCCCAGACTACGCCCTGATGCCCGACGGCCAGCCTTCCGGGACCACCCTGTTCTACAAACGGGTCTGA
- a CDS encoding DMT family transporter, whose translation MSRASTLSPALPRISSSWTADLSLLLVAVVWGSSYLAAKTVLASAPLYLFLFARFGLTVVLMLPFVWKHLRNSTREEWFVGGILGLFLLAIFSLETRGVSLTTATNAGLIISLAVVLVPLVEGAAFRRFPGWGLLGAVGLSFAGTALLTVREGWNLQFNAGDVLIFGAALVRAFNMTYTQKLTVGKELNSLALTVIQFIVVTVGTGVVSVATLDSSALRFPVDAQFWVLTLYLTLFCTLFAFYIQLTMIRRTSPSRVGLLMGTEPIFAALFAMQLGGEQLSWQGWLGGAILVGATFWGRKAEERRRALTQAQTSPA comes from the coding sequence ATGAGCCGAGCTTCCACCCTCAGTCCTGCCCTCCCCCGGATCTCCTCGAGCTGGACGGCCGACCTGTCGTTGTTGCTGGTCGCCGTCGTCTGGGGGTCGTCTTACCTGGCCGCGAAGACGGTGCTGGCGTCGGCACCGTTGTATCTCTTCCTGTTCGCGCGCTTCGGGCTGACGGTGGTGCTGATGCTGCCGTTCGTCTGGAAGCACCTGCGCAACTCCACCCGCGAGGAGTGGTTCGTGGGGGGCATCCTGGGGCTGTTCCTCCTGGCGATCTTCTCCCTGGAGACGCGCGGGGTCAGCCTGACCACGGCCACGAACGCCGGGCTCATCATCTCCCTGGCGGTGGTGCTGGTGCCGCTGGTCGAGGGGGCGGCCTTCCGCCGCTTCCCCGGCTGGGGGCTGCTGGGGGCCGTGGGGCTGTCGTTCGCGGGAACGGCGCTGCTGACGGTGCGCGAGGGCTGGAACCTGCAATTCAATGCAGGCGATGTGCTCATCTTCGGGGCGGCCCTGGTGCGCGCGTTCAACATGACCTACACCCAGAAGCTGACCGTGGGCAAAGAGCTCAACTCGCTGGCGCTCACGGTGATTCAGTTCATCGTGGTGACGGTGGGCACGGGCGTGGTCTCGGTGGCGACGCTCGACTCCTCGGCCTTGCGGTTTCCGGTGGATGCGCAGTTCTGGGTTTTGACCCTCTACCTGACGCTGTTTTGCACGCTCTTCGCCTTCTATATCCAGCTCACGATGATTCGCCGCACGTCCCCGTCGCGGGTGGGGCTGCTGATGGGCACCGAGCCCATCTTCGCCGCGCTGTTCGCCATGCAGCTGGGCGGGGAGCAGCTCTCGTGGCAGGGGTGGTTGGGCGGGGCGATCCTCGTCGGGGCGACGTTCTGGGGCCGGAAGGCCGAGGAGCGGCGGAGGGCCCTGACACAGGCGCAGACCTCGCCGGCGTGA